A stretch of the Cheilinus undulatus linkage group 11, ASM1832078v1, whole genome shotgun sequence genome encodes the following:
- the LOC121517939 gene encoding E3 ubiquitin/ISG15 ligase TRIM25-like — translation MSSCKPEEQLAYELSCPICLQLFSNPVVLPCGHNYCLSCISDTAFAAMKHDKMPPRCPECREEFESVSTLQKNFKLCSIIEGYRATVPLMNRECDTEPERMRVFCDHCIDEQCPAVKSCLKCEVSLCSRHVQRHQEKDSFRGHTLVEPMDELGMRGCTIHQCPFEYFCSDDMSLLCATCFIEGFHQKHDILTFSVAEEEMRRALESRSKVISSRLQMTECLLQKTAEEQGASEAVGDKLVNKAVTVMDSIAALVDRYRERLHVLLEEERGQRRNSWQQGLSMLEIQQQQLLEAQQSAAEVLSETHACVFIHRFMLIEHKLREAAASPMPSKIPLKAPLNTKRLQVGLKTQDFRTEMAHLLDSLHILLSPLDLTFNHITANPSLIISNDLRTVKFSSTKQSYMEHPERFMSAPQVLCSQGFSGGEHVWVVEVGPKTQWSLGVCYKSIPRRGDHSRLGHNSVSWRLQWKNGKLTVCQSSCNVALGEMTNQPQRIEVALDYEGGTLIFHSTKGRREHLHTFRTVFKEPVYPAFSIHSNTSESWITLQSGM, via the exons ATGTCTTCTTGCAAGCCGGAGGAGCAGTTGGCCTACGAGCTGAGCTGTCCCATCTGCCTCCAGCTCTTTTCAAACCCTGTGGTCCTCCCCTGTGGCCACAACTACTGTCTATCCTGTATTTCTGACACAGCATTTGCCGCCATGAAGCATGACAAAATGCCTCCTCGTTGCCCTGAGTGCCGTGAGGAGTTTGAGAGTGTGAGCACCCTGCAGAAGAACTTCAAACTCTGCAGCATCATCGAGGGATACCGAGCCACCGTTCCCCTCATGAACAGAGAGTGCGACACTGAGCCGGAGAGGATGAGGGTTTTCTGTGACCACTGCATCGACGAGCAGTGTCCAGCTGTGAAGTCTTGTCTGAAGTGTGAGGTGTCGCTGTGTTCCCGGCACGTCCAGAGACACCAGGAGAAGGACTCGTTCAGGGGTCACACTTTGGTGGAGCCAATGGATGAGCTTGGGATGAGGGGCTGCACAATCCATCAGTGTCCCTTTGAGTACTTCTGCTCAGATGACATGTCCTTGCTGTGCGCCACATGCTTCATAGAGGGCTTTCACCAGAAACACGACATCCTCACCTTCAGCGTGGCCGAGGAGGAGATGAGACGTGCGCTGGAGAGCCGCAGCAAG GTGATTTCCAGCCGGCTGCAGATGACAGAGTGTCTCCTTCAGAAGACGGCAGAGGAGCAGGGAGCCTCTGAAGCTGTTGGAGACAAACTGGTGAACAAGGCCGTCACTGTGATGGACAGTATTGCTGCATTAGTGGACAG GTACAGGGAGCGTCTCCACGtgctgctggaggaggagagaggccAGCGCAGAAACAGCTGGCAGCAAGGACTGAGCATGCTGGAAatacaacagcagcagctgctggAGGCTCAGCAGAGTGCTGCAGAGGTCCTCAGTGAGACTCACGCATGTGTCTTCATACACAG GTTTATGCTGATCGAACATAAGCTGAGAGAAGCCGCTGCAAGTCCCATGCCTTCAAAGATCCCCTTAAAGGCTCCGCTCAACACAAAGCGTCTCCAGGTGGGCCTGAAAACCCAAGACTTCCGTACAGAAATGGCCCACCTCCTGGATTCTCTTCATATCCTCCTCAGCCCCTTGGACCTGACCTTCAACCACATCACTGCCAACCCCAGCCTCATCATCTCCAATGATTTACGCACGGTCAAGTTCAGCTCCACCAAGCAGTCATACATGGAGCACCCAGAGCGCTTCATGAGTGCACCCCAGGTCCTGTGCAGCCAGGGATTCTCTGGAGGTGAGCATGTGTGGGTGGTAGAAGTGGGCCCTAAAACCCAGTGGTCTCTGGGGGTGTGCTACAAGAGCATCCCTCGCCGCGGTGACCACAGTCGCTTGGGACATAACTCTGTGTCCTGGAGGTTGCAGTGGAAAAACGGAAAGCTGACGGTGTGCCAGTCGTCCTGCAATGTGGCTCTGGGGGAAATGACCAATCAGCCGCAGAGGATTGAGGTAGCACTGGACTATGAGGGAGGAACGTTGATTTTTCACAGCACCAAAGGGCGCAGAGAGCACCTCCACACCTTCAGGACTGTGTTCAAGGAGCCGGTTTATCCAGCGTTCAGCATCCACTCCAACACATCAGAGTCCTGGATCACTCTGCAAAGTGGGATGTAA